From Hoeflea sp. 108:
CCCCAAAAATCCGGCTGAAACGCGCCCGGCGTCAGTGCCGGGCGCGGCAATCGCAAGCGTTATTTCTTGTAGTTGATGCGCCAGAGGTCCTGCCAATCCTGGCGCGCGTCCCAATCGCTCTGGGCCGACGCCGAGTCGTAGGGGAAGATCTGGTCCAGCGCCTTGCCGATGCCCGAGGGCTCGTCGTCGGGCAGCTTGGCGTCGCTGTTGGTCGACATCTTGCCGTCGGCCGCCTGCGGGGCGATGCCTTCCTCGGTCATCAGATAGTGGATGAACAGCTTGGAGGCGTTCGGGCTGTCGGTGCCCTTGGCGATGAAGCCGAGGCTCGGATACATCCAGCCGGCGAAGGGTTTGAGGTCCGTGCACAGGCCAAGCTTGGAGCCGACATCCTGGTTGTTGCGGAACTTGGCCGAGCTGATCAGGCCGATGAACTGCTCCTGCTGGTCGGGCGCGCCAACCGCCTGTGCGGCGGCCTCGTCGGCATCGGTGAGCAGCGGGCCGTTGGCGGCCAGCGCCTTTACCCAAGCGGCGGTTGCGCCTGCCTCGTCGGTCACCAGATCCTTGCCATATTGTTCTTTATAGGCCGCGGCCACCTTGTCGTCGGCATTGGTCGCCATCTGGTTGAACCAGTCGACATAGGACGCCTTGTTGAGCGGGTCCTGCATGGCGAGCTTGCCTTTCCACTTGGCCTCCGTCAGCTCCCAGATGTTCTTGACCGGGCAGCTTTCGTTGAGCTGGGTGTTGTAGGCAAAGACATTGGCCTCGTTGGAGACGGTCAGCGGATTCTGGTACTGCGCCGGGATCTTGTCGGCGAGATCTGGCGGCAGCCAGCTCTCGACGAAGCCCTGCGGCACCAACTGCGCCACGCCGGCCGGCACGTCGCTGATCTGGATGACGTCGCCCTGCACGTTCTTGGCCTGACCTTCGCGGATCACCATTTCCAGCTGGGCTGCGGCATTGGCCTTGGTGCCGGTCGCCTGCACGCCATACTTCTTTGTGAAGGCCTCGGCCTGCTTCACGATCTTGCCGGTGCTCGAATAGACGTTGATTGGCGGCTCCTTCTTTGCCGCCTCGATCAGCGCGTTGAGGTCGAATTTTTCCTGGGCCTGTGCCGCGCCGGCAAACAGGCCGGCAACGACGCCGAGTGCCGTCGCAGCCAGGAGCCGTTTCAGATCGAAATGTCTGCTCATCTTTTCCTCCCTCTGTTGGGCCAGCTCCATGCCGGCCGTCTCGTTTCCCGATAGTCCTGCTTCACTCCCGGCGGGCGGTCCTCCACCGCCCGCGGAATCTCTTCAGTGCACCTTCGCCGGCCGCGTCAGCCGGTCGGCTGCCTCCATGCGGTTGCCGGCCTTGTCGAAGACGTGCAGCGCCTTGGGCTTGGTCCACCAAGTCACCGCCTCGCCCACCTCGATCTCCGGCGACTGGTGCGTGGTCATGAACAGCTTCTCGCCTGATGCCGTCAGCTCGATGATCCAGCTGCCGCCGGT
This genomic window contains:
- a CDS encoding ABC transporter substrate-binding protein; this encodes MSRHFDLKRLLAATALGVVAGLFAGAAQAQEKFDLNALIEAAKKEPPINVYSSTGKIVKQAEAFTKKYGVQATGTKANAAAQLEMVIREGQAKNVQGDVIQISDVPAGVAQLVPQGFVESWLPPDLADKIPAQYQNPLTVSNEANVFAYNTQLNESCPVKNIWELTEAKWKGKLAMQDPLNKASYVDWFNQMATNADDKVAAAYKEQYGKDLVTDEAGATAAWVKALAANGPLLTDADEAAAQAVGAPDQQEQFIGLISSAKFRNNQDVGSKLGLCTDLKPFAGWMYPSLGFIAKGTDSPNASKLFIHYLMTEEGIAPQAADGKMSTNSDAKLPDDEPSGIGKALDQIFPYDSASAQSDWDARQDWQDLWRINYKK